The Acidimicrobiia bacterium genome contains a region encoding:
- the ftsX gene encoding permease-like cell division protein FtsX: protein MSRLKYFVRETLVSLRRNVMMTIAGIMTVFISLMLFGGILVVVRAVDHGTSTWRHNVELEVWMNVKSTQPEIDAIQADLKADPQVKSTHFVSHEEAWKIFKQIEHDNKTLLESVGPNDLPVSFLVVPTDAKFTAQVASRFIGRNGVHDVTTADKQVKALLNGIRIVRDLFFAMAAVLLAASVFLIVNTIRLATYARRREIEVMKLVGASNWFVRVPFLAEGFVQGAIGAGLAFGGVYLLESWLGGVLSRSRNLFSTFYLTSTDALSIGIIVLVIGIAIGTIGSMIGIRRFLEA, encoded by the coding sequence GTGAGTCGCCTGAAGTACTTCGTGCGCGAGACGCTCGTCTCGTTGCGTCGCAACGTCATGATGACGATCGCCGGCATCATGACCGTGTTCATCTCGCTGATGCTGTTCGGCGGCATCCTCGTCGTCGTGCGCGCCGTCGATCACGGCACGTCGACCTGGCGCCACAACGTCGAGCTCGAAGTGTGGATGAACGTGAAGTCGACGCAACCCGAGATCGACGCGATCCAGGCCGATCTCAAGGCCGACCCGCAGGTGAAGTCGACCCACTTCGTGAGCCACGAAGAAGCGTGGAAGATCTTCAAGCAGATCGAGCACGACAACAAGACGCTGCTCGAGAGCGTCGGCCCGAACGACCTTCCGGTCTCGTTCCTCGTGGTGCCGACGGACGCGAAGTTCACGGCGCAGGTGGCGAGCCGCTTCATCGGCCGCAACGGCGTGCACGACGTCACGACGGCCGACAAGCAGGTGAAGGCGCTCCTCAACGGCATCCGCATCGTGCGCGACCTGTTCTTCGCGATGGCCGCGGTGTTGCTCGCGGCGTCGGTGTTCCTGATCGTGAACACGATCCGGCTCGCGACCTACGCGCGCAGACGCGAGATCGAGGTGATGAAGCTCGTCGGAGCTTCGAACTGGTTCGTGCGCGTGCCGTTCCTCGCGGAGGGCTTCGTGCAGGGCGCGATCGGCGCGGGCCTCGCGTTCGGCGGGGTGTACCTGCTCGAGTCGTGGCTCGGTGGCGTGCTGTCGCGCAGCCGCAACCTCTTCTCGACCTTCTACCTCACCTCGACCGACGCGCTCTCGATCGGCATCATCGTGCTGGTGATCGGCATCGCGATCGGAACCATCGGCTCGATGATCGGGATCCGCCGTTTCCTCGAGGCCTAA
- a CDS encoding peroxiredoxin, with protein sequence MALQLGDEAPDFTAETTEGTIKFHEYLGSGWGVLFSHPKDFTPVCTTELGMVAKLKPEFEKRNTKVVGLSVDPLDSHKSWAGDIEETQGAKLNFPLIADPEHKVADLYDMIHPNANDTLTVRSVFIVGPDKKVKLIITYPASTGRNFDEILRVIDSLQLTAGYSVSTPVNWKDGDDVIIAGTVSDEDAKTKFPKGWKALKPYLRVTPQPNK encoded by the coding sequence ATGGCATTGCAACTGGGCGACGAGGCCCCGGACTTCACGGCCGAGACCACCGAAGGCACGATCAAGTTCCACGAGTACCTCGGCAGCGGCTGGGGCGTGCTGTTCTCGCACCCGAAGGACTTCACGCCGGTCTGCACGACCGAGCTCGGCATGGTGGCGAAGCTCAAGCCGGAGTTCGAGAAGCGGAACACGAAGGTCGTCGGCCTGAGCGTGGACCCGCTCGACTCGCACAAGAGCTGGGCCGGCGACATCGAAGAGACGCAGGGCGCGAAGCTCAACTTCCCGCTGATCGCCGACCCCGAGCACAAGGTCGCCGACCTCTACGACATGATCCACCCGAACGCGAACGACACGCTCACCGTGCGTTCCGTGTTCATCGTCGGGCCCGACAAGAAGGTGAAGCTCATCATCACCTACCCGGCGAGCACCGGTCGGAACTTCGACGAGATCCTGCGGGTCATCGACTCGCTCCAGCTCACCGCCGGCTACAGCGTGTCGACGCCGGTGAACTGGAAGGACGGCGACGACGTCATCATCGCCGGAACCGTCTCCGACGAAGACGCGAAGACGAAGTTCCCGAAGGGCTGGAAGGCGCTCAAGCCCTACCTCCGCGTCACCCCGCAGCCCAACAAGTAA